Proteins encoded within one genomic window of Halobacteroides halobius DSM 5150:
- the csaB gene encoding polysaccharide pyruvyl transferase CsaB, which yields MPHIILSGYYGFNNAGDEAILAALITGLQDRIDDVELTVLSSNPTWTKEVHQVKAIGRYNIKKLSSYFRSADLLISGGGSLLQDVTGYKTIPYYLGVMKLAQLFKTPVFCCGQGIGPLNNPLNRKLVKQVLNSVAAITVRDRASQKLLQEIGVKQEVKLTSDPVFLLRPAKTDRVNQILKQEEIEINKPTIGVAPRAWGDNSYLKELAKLLDLLKDKLQAQILFLPLDYPDDREVSLQVREMMSEEAMVIRANYTPQEVLALTERVDLMVGVRLHSLIFATVMGVLPAGISYDPKVDNFLERLSLAPVAKVDSLEVTKTYNRIVSLYEEKESFKSTLEKKSDNLAGLARQNLEITLRLLSDFND from the coding sequence ATGCCCCATATAATACTTTCTGGATACTATGGATTTAATAATGCAGGAGATGAAGCCATCTTAGCTGCCTTAATTACAGGGTTACAAGATAGGATAGATGATGTTGAGTTAACTGTATTATCTTCTAATCCTACTTGGACGAAAGAAGTGCATCAAGTTAAGGCAATTGGAAGATATAATATTAAGAAGTTAAGTAGTTACTTTAGATCAGCTGATTTATTGATTAGTGGTGGTGGTAGTTTGTTACAGGATGTAACAGGCTATAAGACAATTCCTTATTATTTAGGGGTGATGAAGTTGGCCCAACTATTTAAGACCCCAGTCTTTTGTTGTGGACAAGGGATTGGGCCCCTTAATAATCCACTTAATCGTAAGTTAGTCAAGCAAGTTTTAAATTCTGTAGCTGCAATTACTGTTAGAGATCGGGCTTCTCAAAAATTATTACAAGAAATAGGAGTTAAACAAGAGGTTAAATTAACTTCTGATCCAGTCTTTTTATTAAGGCCTGCTAAAACAGACCGAGTTAATCAAATCTTAAAGCAGGAAGAAATTGAGATTAATAAACCAACAATTGGTGTTGCCCCTCGAGCCTGGGGGGATAATTCATACTTAAAAGAGTTAGCTAAGTTATTGGACTTGCTTAAAGATAAGTTACAAGCTCAAATTTTATTCTTACCCCTTGATTATCCAGATGATCGAGAGGTTAGCTTACAGGTGCGAGAAATGATGAGTGAAGAGGCAATGGTTATTAGGGCCAACTACACCCCTCAGGAGGTTTTAGCGCTAACTGAGAGAGTAGATTTAATGGTGGGGGTTAGACTCCATTCCTTGATTTTTGCTACTGTAATGGGGGTTTTGCCTGCTGGTATTTCCTATGATCCGAAAGTAGATAATTTCTTGGAGCGTTTAAGCTTGGCCCCGGTAGCTAAAGTTGATTCACTAGAGGTAACTAAAACTTATAACAGGATAGTATCCTTATACGAAGAAAAAGAATCATTTAAATCAACTTTAGAGAAAAAATCTGATAATTTAGCAGGACTAGCTAGACAAAACCTAGAAATAACTTTAAGGCTATTAAGTGATTTTAATGATTGA
- a CDS encoding DUF5693 family protein — translation MRNLLIVVLIIAVVSAGILAINKSRVETKNSSVELVMDYSLLITTDQVALLPKLKQNGLRTIAVTGTNLSFFNPRLDKLANLSLIPRIAGTISPQKLALILDRFPQTKQIIFKGAQVVGYPDQLAKTAKILQEEGIILGIIEPFIAAQKGVKKLARLMGYQAVRVHSIQHEAMLDSTVEDVINRYLKAVRERGVRTLYLKPFLTAKQTIKLVAGLSHQLKKYGYQLAAANSYQKVEVNPYLRYLVLVGAIAGASLVVDLIRPNLGLVGFVGGIIFLSLCSLFNWQLTLQLVALGIAIITPVFILVIIKRQVSNSQGLVSTMIILMQSGVIALCGGLMITGLLSDISYILQIRVFRGVKLAFVVPLLLAGVYYLATRYDSWGQIFKLLDRPVLWKDIIVIIIVLLGGIIYLGRTGNTSLFGVSTLEMQVREILERILSVRPRFKSFLIGYPLLVLGIDYSIRENQLSWLVTFGLIGPINMINTLSHLHTPVLISLVRIAEGFILGGIIGMGLVVVIGKLSLIKAKFNNNN, via the coding sequence ATGCGGAACCTATTGATTGTAGTTTTGATTATTGCTGTGGTAAGTGCGGGGATTTTAGCAATCAATAAGTCTAGAGTAGAGACTAAAAATAGCAGTGTAGAGTTAGTGATGGATTATAGTTTGTTAATTACTACTGATCAAGTAGCTTTACTACCTAAATTAAAGCAGAATGGATTAAGAACAATAGCCGTTACTGGAACTAATTTATCTTTTTTTAATCCTAGGTTAGATAAACTGGCTAATCTAAGTTTAATTCCTAGGATTGCGGGGACTATTAGCCCCCAGAAATTGGCCCTGATTTTAGATCGATTTCCTCAGACCAAACAGATTATTTTTAAAGGAGCTCAAGTGGTCGGTTACCCTGACCAATTAGCTAAGACAGCTAAGATTTTACAAGAAGAAGGAATTATTTTAGGGATTATTGAACCTTTTATTGCAGCTCAAAAAGGAGTTAAAAAGTTAGCTAGGTTAATGGGTTATCAGGCTGTAAGGGTTCATAGTATCCAACATGAAGCTATGTTAGATTCTACTGTAGAAGATGTAATTAATCGTTATTTAAAAGCAGTTAGAGAACGCGGGGTCAGAACTTTATACTTAAAACCATTTCTTACAGCTAAGCAGACTATAAAGTTAGTAGCTGGTTTAAGTCACCAATTAAAGAAGTATGGGTATCAATTAGCAGCAGCTAATTCTTACCAAAAAGTAGAGGTAAATCCTTATTTGCGCTATTTAGTTTTAGTAGGAGCAATAGCTGGAGCAAGCTTAGTAGTTGATTTGATTAGACCTAATTTGGGATTAGTGGGGTTTGTAGGAGGAATTATATTCCTAAGCTTATGTTCCCTTTTTAATTGGCAGTTAACTTTACAACTAGTAGCATTAGGGATAGCAATTATTACGCCGGTGTTTATTTTAGTTATAATTAAGCGACAAGTAAGTAATAGTCAAGGATTAGTTAGTACTATGATTATCTTGATGCAAAGTGGTGTAATAGCTTTGTGTGGAGGATTGATGATTACTGGTTTATTATCAGATATTAGTTACATATTACAAATAAGAGTTTTTCGTGGTGTTAAACTAGCTTTTGTAGTTCCATTGTTATTAGCGGGGGTTTATTATTTAGCTACTAGATATGATAGTTGGGGCCAAATATTTAAATTATTAGATCGTCCAGTCCTCTGGAAGGATATAATAGTCATAATTATAGTTTTATTAGGGGGGATTATTTATTTAGGTAGGACAGGGAATACATCTTTATTTGGGGTGAGTACTTTAGAGATGCAAGTTAGAGAAATACTAGAGAGAATATTATCTGTTAGACCTCGCTTTAAGTCTTTTTTAATTGGATACCCTCTCTTAGTATTAGGAATTGATTATTCTATCAGAGAAAACCAGCTTAGTTGGTTAGTGACCTTTGGTTTAATTGGCCCTATTAATATGATTAATACTTTATCTCATCTGCATACTCCAGTTTTAATATCACTAGTTAGAATTGCAGAAGGATTTATCTTAGGTGGGATAATTGGGATGGGATTGGTGGTTGTAATTGGTAAGTTGTCACTAATAAAAGCAAAGTTTAATAATAATAATTAA
- a CDS encoding LmeA family phospholipid-binding protein — MKSIKLWLIVIVLIVTVGLQLVLPNLFAERIATSLKQELNSWQQLEVEIDAVPALKLLLGQADELELEGKELVLNRIKISSIEAKYKDLKVKETNQGWQMVKGKNTYLDLELTEQNLNDYLLTRSELRVFEDFKVDITSNQVLITGVIVFFDAQVNLQLAGNFKVINSQQIVFRSDKLAVENIVIPSGVIKELKNQLQFKIDLTKLPIPVIVKQVKLKQDGLEILGINN; from the coding sequence ATGAAATCGATTAAGTTATGGTTAATAGTGATAGTCTTGATAGTAACGGTTGGTTTGCAATTAGTATTACCTAATTTATTTGCTGAAAGAATTGCCACTAGTTTAAAGCAAGAATTAAATAGCTGGCAGCAGCTAGAGGTTGAGATAGATGCTGTTCCTGCTCTAAAACTTTTATTGGGCCAAGCTGATGAGCTAGAGTTAGAAGGTAAAGAATTAGTCTTAAATAGGATTAAAATTAGTAGCATAGAAGCTAAATATAAGGACTTAAAGGTTAAAGAGACTAACCAAGGTTGGCAAATGGTAAAAGGGAAGAATACTTATCTTGATTTAGAGTTAACTGAGCAGAATTTAAATGATTATTTACTTACGAGATCTGAGTTAAGGGTCTTTGAGGATTTTAAGGTTGATATAACCTCTAATCAAGTCTTGATTACAGGGGTAATTGTATTCTTTGATGCGCAAGTAAATTTGCAGTTAGCAGGAAATTTCAAGGTTATTAACAGTCAACAGATAGTCTTTAGGTCTGATAAATTAGCGGTAGAAAATATTGTAATTCCTAGTGGAGTAATTAAAGAGTTAAAGAATCAGTTACAGTTTAAAATTGATTTAACTAAGTTACCTATACCAGTTATAGTTAAACAGGTCAAGCTAAAACAGGATGGTTTAGAGATATTAGGAATAAATAATTAA
- a CDS encoding ZIP family metal transporter yields the protein MSLILVITLIGLLAGIVGTGLGGAITLLWRKPKNNSISLMLGLASGVMLSVVLFDLFPEAIEHSNELYTIIGAILGLLVLRLLAGYIKTEEAEGDYIETGILLGLGIALHNFPEGLAIGAGCVAQAKLGISLAVVIALHNLPEGLALATPMNIGGWSPVKVVVASMLPGIPMGLGAFVGALLGFASPVFLTLNLGFAGGGMLYIIIYELVPQAYGSKYGLYATVGVLVGSVAGILLAVLF from the coding sequence ATGAGCTTAATTCTTGTAATTACCTTAATTGGATTATTAGCTGGGATAGTGGGCACGGGATTAGGTGGTGCAATTACTTTATTGTGGCGTAAACCTAAGAATAATTCAATTAGTTTAATGTTAGGTTTAGCTAGTGGGGTTATGTTATCTGTAGTATTATTTGATTTATTTCCCGAGGCTATTGAACATAGTAATGAGCTTTATACCATTATTGGAGCAATATTAGGTTTATTAGTATTAAGGCTGTTAGCTGGTTATATTAAAACAGAGGAAGCTGAGGGTGACTATATTGAAACAGGAATCTTATTGGGTTTAGGGATTGCTTTACACAATTTTCCTGAAGGGTTAGCTATTGGGGCCGGTTGTGTAGCCCAGGCTAAACTTGGTATTAGTTTGGCTGTAGTGATTGCTTTGCATAATCTACCAGAGGGATTGGCCCTAGCAACTCCGATGAATATAGGTGGTTGGAGTCCTGTTAAGGTTGTGGTTGCTTCTATGTTACCAGGAATCCCAATGGGATTAGGGGCTTTCGTTGGTGCCTTGTTAGGTTTTGCATCTCCTGTTTTTTTAACCCTTAATTTAGGATTTGCTGGTGGAGGTATGTTATATATTATTATCTATGAATTAGTGCCCCAAGCTTATGGCTCAAAGTATGGTTTATATGCTACAGTAGGGGTGTTAGTTGGTTCAGTAGCTGGGATATTATTGGCCGTTTTATTTTAA
- the prfB gene encoding peptide chain release factor 2 (programmed frameshift), which yields MKDLTAKLAKIGEQLKELRRSLDYDKLVAKHEKLKEKMSQPDFWDDSSKAQQISKQASALQDKITGFDSLVEEREELEVLLELAIAEDDQAVIAEVKERSQKLVKAREELELKVLLSGEYDSNNALLAINPGAGGTESQDWAEMLLRMYTRWAEQHNYDLETLEFIPGEEAGVKSVTIQVSGDYAYGYLKSEKGVHRLVRISPFDSSSRRHTSFASVDVMPELDEDIEVDIDKSDLKIETYRASGAGGQHVNTTDSAVRITHLPTGIVAQCQNERSQHKNRQGAMKVLQAKLFEYLQEKQAEKLDEIRGEHKEIAWGNQIRSYVFHPYQMIKDHRTDFETGKTEQVMDGDLDQLIEAYLKQE from the exons ATGAAAGATTTAACAGCTAAGTTAGCTAAGATTGGAGAACAACTAAAAGAATTAAGGAGGTCTCTT GACTATGATAAGTTAGTAGCTAAGCACGAAAAGTTAAAGGAGAAGATGTCCCAGCCAGACTTTTGGGATGATAGCTCTAAAGCACAACAGATTAGTAAACAAGCTAGTGCTCTACAGGATAAAATAACAGGATTTGATAGTTTAGTTGAAGAAAGAGAAGAGTTAGAAGTCTTATTGGAGTTAGCTATAGCAGAGGATGATCAAGCAGTAATAGCAGAGGTTAAAGAGCGAAGTCAAAAATTAGTTAAAGCTAGAGAAGAGCTGGAACTTAAGGTCTTATTATCTGGAGAATATGATAGTAATAATGCCTTGTTAGCTATTAATCCTGGAGCTGGGGGAACTGAATCTCAAGATTGGGCTGAGATGCTTTTAAGAATGTATACCCGGTGGGCTGAGCAGCATAACTATGATTTAGAAACTCTAGAGTTTATACCAGGAGAAGAAGCAGGAGTCAAGAGTGTAACTATTCAGGTTAGTGGTGATTATGCTTATGGTTATCTAAAATCAGAAAAAGGGGTGCACAGATTAGTTAGAATCTCTCCATTTGATTCTTCTAGTCGTCGTCATACTTCTTTTGCGTCTGTTGATGTCATGCCTGAGCTTGATGAAGATATTGAAGTTGATATTGATAAGAGTGATTTAAAGATTGAGACTTATCGGGCCAGTGGTGCTGGTGGTCAGCATGTTAATACTACTGATTCAGCAGTAAGAATTACTCATCTACCAACTGGGATAGTAGCTCAGTGTCAAAATGAGCGCTCCCAGCATAAGAATCGCCAAGGAGCGATGAAGGTATTACAAGCTAAATTATTTGAGTATCTACAGGAGAAACAAGCTGAAAAATTAGATGAGATTCGTGGTGAACACAAAGAAATAGCCTGGGGTAATCAAATTCGCTCTTATGTTTTTCATCCTTACCAAATGATTAAAGATCATAGAACTGATTTTGAGACTGGTAAGACTGAGCAAGTGATGGATGGTGATCTAGACCAATTAATTGAAGCTTATCTTAAGCAGGAATAA
- the secA gene encoding preprotein translocase subunit SecA — protein sequence MLGLLKKLFPDPNEKRLKQMRPLVDQVNSFEAEISNLTDEQLRAKTDEFKERLANGETVEDLLAESFAVVREAAKRTTGMRHYDVQVLGGIALHQGRIAEMKTGEGKTLAATLPAYLNALAGNVHIITVNDYLAERDSEWMGQIYEFLGLEVGVILEDMELQARKEAYEADILYGTNNQFGFDYLRDNMATDNQELVQGELDFAILDEVDSILIDEARTPLIISGPAQESPKVYYKFAEIANKLIKDRDYEVDEKAQSVILTEAGIDEVEAALKVDNLYDNQHMDELHHINQALKAKELMQRDEDYIVKGGEVHIVDEFTGRLMSGRRFSEGLHQAIEAKEGVKIKRENQTLASITFQNFFRMYEKLSGMTGTAATEAEEFEEIYDLDVVVIPTNEPVIREDHPDVIYKTEAAKFRAVVKDIKECYKKEQPVLVGTVSIDNSEQISRMLNKEHIPHEVLNAKNHEREAEIIKRAGQRGAVTIATNMAGRGTDIVLGAGVVDLGGLHVIGTERHESRRIDNQLRGRSGRQGDPGSSRFYVSLEDDLMRLFGSDKISGIMETLGVDEDQPIEHKLISKSLSNAQKKVESRNFDIRKNILEYDEVLHQQREAIYARRKKILLGQDLTEIITEMATKWLEEILAEYANEKDHPRDWDLAGLVDYLEQMLREIELTVDDLEGLRRDELRDKLMDLFQKAYQSKQEELGAEGLEDLEKIVMLKVIDDKWMDHLQAMDNLRQGIGLRAYGQRDPLVEYKKEGFQMFKQMNLWIRRDIIKYLFAIEVVAGEEVISDRQGLDYTHGDEINAYDLAQAQRQTQAEQQSARQAGAETKEEVKAQPITKQKEPGRNDPCPCGSGKKYKKCCINTGKYGGYNR from the coding sequence ATGTTAGGATTACTAAAAAAATTATTTCCTGACCCTAATGAGAAGAGATTAAAGCAGATGAGACCACTGGTAGATCAAGTTAATAGTTTTGAAGCAGAAATTAGTAATTTAACTGATGAACAGTTAAGGGCCAAGACCGATGAGTTTAAGGAGCGATTAGCCAACGGAGAAACGGTAGAAGATTTATTAGCGGAGAGTTTTGCGGTAGTTAGAGAGGCTGCTAAACGAACTACTGGGATGCGCCATTATGATGTACAAGTCCTAGGAGGTATTGCTCTACACCAAGGACGAATTGCAGAAATGAAGACAGGAGAAGGTAAGACTTTAGCTGCTACTTTGCCAGCCTATCTAAATGCCTTAGCTGGAAATGTGCATATTATAACAGTTAATGATTATTTAGCTGAGCGAGATAGTGAGTGGATGGGCCAAATTTATGAATTTTTAGGTCTTGAGGTAGGAGTTATTCTAGAAGATATGGAGCTTCAAGCTCGTAAAGAAGCTTATGAAGCTGATATTCTTTATGGAACCAATAATCAATTTGGTTTTGATTATCTAAGAGATAATATGGCAACTGATAACCAAGAGTTAGTCCAAGGAGAGCTTGATTTTGCCATCTTAGATGAGGTAGATAGTATCTTGATTGATGAAGCTAGGACTCCACTAATTATTTCTGGTCCAGCTCAAGAATCACCTAAGGTTTATTATAAATTTGCTGAGATAGCTAATAAATTAATTAAAGATCGTGATTATGAAGTTGATGAAAAAGCTCAATCAGTTATTTTAACAGAAGCAGGTATTGATGAAGTAGAAGCTGCTTTAAAGGTTGATAACTTATATGATAATCAGCATATGGATGAGTTACATCATATTAATCAAGCACTAAAAGCTAAAGAATTGATGCAGCGGGATGAAGATTATATTGTTAAAGGTGGAGAAGTCCATATTGTTGATGAATTTACCGGGCGTTTAATGTCTGGTCGTAGATTTAGTGAAGGGTTACACCAGGCTATTGAGGCTAAGGAAGGGGTTAAGATTAAGCGGGAAAATCAGACTTTAGCTAGTATTACCTTCCAGAACTTCTTTAGGATGTATGAGAAACTATCAGGGATGACTGGTACTGCTGCTACTGAAGCTGAAGAATTTGAAGAAATTTATGATTTAGATGTAGTTGTAATTCCAACTAATGAACCAGTAATTAGAGAGGATCACCCTGATGTAATTTATAAAACAGAAGCTGCTAAATTTAGGGCAGTAGTTAAAGATATTAAAGAATGTTATAAGAAAGAGCAACCAGTACTAGTTGGTACTGTATCAATTGATAATTCAGAGCAAATAAGTCGGATGTTAAATAAAGAGCATATTCCTCATGAAGTACTAAATGCTAAAAATCATGAACGAGAAGCAGAGATTATTAAACGAGCCGGTCAACGAGGAGCAGTTACAATTGCTACTAATATGGCTGGACGAGGAACTGATATTGTTTTAGGTGCTGGAGTAGTAGATTTAGGTGGTTTACATGTAATTGGGACTGAGCGTCATGAAAGTCGTAGAATTGATAACCAATTACGTGGTCGTTCAGGACGACAGGGAGATCCAGGTTCTTCTCGCTTCTATGTTTCACTAGAAGATGATTTAATGCGTTTATTTGGATCAGATAAGATTTCAGGGATTATGGAGACATTAGGTGTAGATGAAGACCAACCAATTGAACACAAGTTAATTAGTAAGTCTTTATCTAATGCCCAAAAGAAGGTAGAAAGTCGTAACTTTGATATCCGAAAGAATATCTTAGAGTATGATGAAGTACTCCATCAACAACGGGAAGCTATTTATGCTCGACGCAAAAAGATTTTATTAGGCCAAGATTTAACGGAAATTATAACTGAGATGGCTACTAAATGGTTAGAAGAAATTTTAGCTGAATATGCTAATGAAAAAGACCATCCTAGAGATTGGGATTTAGCAGGACTAGTAGATTATCTAGAGCAGATGTTAAGAGAGATTGAGCTGACTGTTGATGATTTAGAAGGATTAAGACGAGATGAACTTAGAGATAAGTTAATGGACTTATTTCAGAAAGCTTACCAAAGCAAGCAAGAAGAGTTAGGTGCTGAGGGATTAGAGGATTTAGAGAAGATAGTTATGTTAAAGGTAATTGATGATAAATGGATGGATCATTTACAAGCTATGGATAATCTAAGACAGGGGATTGGCCTTAGAGCTTATGGTCAACGAGATCCTTTAGTAGAGTATAAAAAGGAAGGTTTCCAGATGTTTAAGCAGATGAATCTCTGGATTAGAAGAGATATTATTAAGTATTTATTTGCTATTGAGGTAGTTGCAGGTGAAGAAGTGATTAGTGATAGACAAGGCCTAGATTATACTCATGGTGATGAGATAAATGCTTATGACTTGGCCCAAGCCCAAAGGCAAACACAAGCTGAGCAACAAAGTGCCCGTCAAGCCGGAGCAGAGACTAAGGAAGAAGTAAAAGCTCAACCAATTACTAAACAAAAAGAACCAGGTCGTAATGATCCCTGTCCGTGTGGTAGTGGTAAAAAGTATAAGAAGTGCTGTATTAATACAGGTAAATATGGTGGGTATAATAGATAA
- the hpf gene encoding ribosome hibernation-promoting factor, HPF/YfiA family, with protein MKFMLRGKNIEITDALRNYVEEKVGKVENYFDDEETEIEAQISLDVEKEGHIVEVTVFVDGLILRAEKKTGDMYASIDGVIEKLERQIRKYKTRVQRKIKKEQENFRKNVIESREEDNDDDDPNIVRTKRFAVKPMDVKEAVMQMDLLDHDFFVFSNAETKEVNVVYKRKNGDYGLIEPSL; from the coding sequence ATGAAATTTATGCTTCGGGGTAAAAATATTGAAATTACTGATGCTTTAAGAAATTATGTAGAAGAAAAAGTAGGAAAAGTAGAAAATTACTTTGATGATGAAGAAACTGAAATTGAAGCTCAGATTTCACTTGATGTAGAAAAAGAAGGCCATATTGTAGAAGTTACTGTTTTTGTGGATGGCTTGATTTTAAGGGCAGAAAAGAAAACAGGTGATATGTATGCTTCTATTGATGGCGTAATTGAAAAGTTAGAGCGTCAAATTCGCAAATATAAAACTAGAGTTCAACGAAAAATTAAGAAAGAACAAGAAAACTTTAGAAAAAATGTAATTGAATCCCGAGAAGAAGATAATGACGATGATGACCCTAATATAGTTAGAACTAAGCGGTTTGCAGTAAAGCCTATGGATGTTAAAGAAGCAGTGATGCAAATGGATTTATTAGATCATGACTTCTTTGTCTTCTCTAATGCAGAGACTAAAGAGGTAAATGTAGTCTATAAAAGAAAGAATGGAGATTATGGTTTGATTGAACCTAGTCTCTAA
- a CDS encoding cold shock domain-containing protein produces the protein MKEQGNVKWFDEKKGYGFIEREEGDDVFVHFSAIEEDGFKTLEDGQAVEFEVVDGERGPQAEDVVKL, from the coding sequence ATGAAAGAACAAGGTAATGTTAAGTGGTTTGACGAGAAAAAAGGTTATGGATTTATCGAGCGTGAAGAAGGAGACGACGTATTCGTTCACTTCTCTGCAATTGAAGAAGATGGTTTCAAGACTTTAGAAGACGGTCAAGCAGTAGAATTTGAGGTTGTTGACGGCGAGCGAGGACCTCAAGCTGAAGATGTCGTTAAGCTATAG
- a CDS encoding amino acid ABC transporter ATP-binding protein has protein sequence MIKVKNLHKHFGDLEVLKGIDEEIKQGEVVVVIGPSGSGKSTFLRCLNRLEEPTEGQIKIDEEVINSPEADINKIRQETGMVFQHFNLFPHKNSLGNIILSPMKVKGMSKEEATKIAYDLLEQVGLKNKAETYPSQLSGGQKQRIAIARALAMQPKVMLFDEPTSALDPEMVGEVLEVMRDLANEGMTMVVVTHEMGFAREVGDRVLFMDEGVVVEEAKPEKLFSNPDQKRTREFLAKVL, from the coding sequence GTGATCAAGGTTAAAAATTTACACAAACACTTTGGTGATTTAGAAGTTTTAAAAGGGATAGATGAGGAGATTAAACAAGGTGAAGTGGTAGTAGTCATTGGCCCAAGTGGTTCAGGAAAAAGTACTTTCTTACGTTGTTTAAACCGGCTAGAAGAGCCTACGGAAGGCCAGATTAAGATTGATGAAGAAGTAATTAATTCTCCTGAGGCTGATATTAATAAAATTCGGCAGGAGACAGGGATGGTTTTTCAGCATTTTAACCTTTTTCCTCACAAAAATTCTTTAGGTAATATAATTTTATCACCGATGAAGGTTAAGGGAATGTCTAAAGAAGAGGCTACTAAAATAGCTTATGATCTTCTAGAGCAAGTAGGCTTAAAAAACAAGGCAGAAACTTATCCTAGCCAACTATCAGGTGGTCAAAAACAAAGAATTGCTATTGCTAGAGCTTTAGCTATGCAACCTAAAGTTATGTTATTTGATGAACCTACTTCTGCTTTAGATCCTGAAATGGTAGGAGAGGTACTAGAGGTTATGCGTGATTTAGCGAATGAAGGTATGACAATGGTAGTTGTTACCCATGAGATGGGTTTTGCTCGTGAAGTAGGAGATCGGGTTTTGTTTATGGACGAAGGAGTAGTTGTTGAAGAGGCTAAGCCAGAAAAGTTATTCTCTAATCCAGATCAAAAGAGAACACGTGAATTTTTAGCAAAGGTATTGTAA
- the ehuC gene encoding ectoine/hydroxyectoine ABC transporter permease subunit EhuC: MLADKLAVMQQALPLLLQGAWMTIKLTTFGVLIGVVLGTILGLARVWRSNLSRKIAKGYIEFFRGTPLLVQLFLLYYGLPSVGVEMSPYLAATLGLGLNSGAYVGEIVRSGINAINEGQMEAARSLGMSYFEAMRYVILPQAFKRVIPPLGNEFIALLKDSSLVSVIAVKDLTRQGRLIISRTYESFLIYAMVAVLYFIMTFLMTRLVNLIEGRLNASDQG; this comes from the coding sequence GTGTTAGCAGATAAACTAGCAGTGATGCAGCAGGCACTGCCTTTATTATTACAAGGTGCCTGGATGACAATTAAGTTGACGACTTTTGGGGTCTTAATTGGAGTTGTTTTAGGAACAATCTTAGGTTTAGCTAGAGTATGGAGGAGTAATTTATCTCGTAAGATAGCCAAGGGCTATATTGAATTCTTTCGGGGTACACCTTTATTAGTGCAATTATTCTTATTATATTATGGTTTACCAAGTGTAGGGGTTGAGATGTCCCCTTATTTAGCAGCTACTTTAGGCTTAGGCTTAAATAGTGGTGCTTATGTAGGAGAGATTGTCCGGTCAGGAATTAATGCTATTAATGAGGGCCAAATGGAAGCAGCCCGTTCTTTAGGAATGTCTTACTTTGAAGCTATGAGATATGTTATCTTACCCCAGGCTTTTAAGCGAGTAATTCCACCTTTAGGTAATGAATTTATTGCTTTACTAAAGGATTCTTCTTTAGTATCGGTAATTGCAGTTAAGGATTTAACCAGACAAGGTAGATTAATTATTAGTCGAACTTATGAATCATTCTTAATTTATGCTATGGTAGCTGTTTTATATTTTATTATGACCTTTTTAATGACACGATTAGTTAATTTAATTGAGGGGAGGTTAAATGCCAGTGATCAAGGTTAA